One genomic window of Pieris rapae chromosome 15, ilPieRapa1.1, whole genome shotgun sequence includes the following:
- the LOC110996175 gene encoding serine/threonine-protein kinase par-1 isoform X1, with the protein MACNIKPLHKSKHFPIDQLVCVGNYELEKTIGTGNFAVVKLATHVITKSKVAIKIIDKSRLDEDNLKKTFREIAIMKRLRNPHIVKLYQVMESTHTLYLVTEYAPNGEIFDHLVSRGRMPESEAARAFAQMVAAVGYCHANGVVHRDLKAENLLLDKDMNIKLADFGFSNEYTSGSPLSTWCGSPPYAAPELFEGRQYDGPKADIWSLGVVLYVLVCGALPFDGGTLSELRSVVVSGKFRIPYFMSQDCEHLIRHMLVVEPDRRLTLRAVGRHRWLRTHCNTLNAQTYELSDGHCACHVGVNDTSNGASSALAQMLALPGLTHEIIQQSVEEERFDHISAIYHLLVDKHTQKEDTAQIDSLESNLGLPLDLTSCKSEGGGEESMEAEETLAYLTGDGNEDGLERFGEVSIPKEEPRQRVTDCHATRRHTVGPGDCRHAQHTQVGEQSSFGAASADLRPAPLCASTHLHRQAAARVSLLPHTDLAGKLPAVQHRPPHHFSVKDQQLLKPPQAMLPHASSFGRRASDGGAHVGRAHTHTAPHHVSDSGTTNRLEEGDRTDEQTSDSQYNTNLCRYMLNRGSNKRHTMATPEDAATVCASSNMQASSSPSSSANIRVRRTGLLTVTERPPVISPELVMEVEARMKRNYLPPSIQGQYNQGYSSPPRANQSPPSQGSITAGTPNYKYMPPIPGQYNQGYSSPPHAASQSPPNQGSITAGTPSFGKSMKPVLETIPQGSIMGSIKSGPPSQAASPFTPSVGPFSPNQGAVAAPIQNQGSIISGTPMNVEFSITNINFSSNIGSITSGTPNFNASTTHDSNNDMDSECYPAEKQSYIASINAGPPLNNMGSITSGTPNLNASNYSNANPNVASMVGSVGTPMGSITSGTPVNHILSSGNTIPSGSITAGTAYNRQRKYSGPQRGKLQMLPTVQEMAREHSERYSPVRRAECSPPRQTHDIASARLEYQQLQRGLERRSGQSGTSPSEPRLHPVSLPGSPIHAGASPPLDLSGDYQRDKDLALNLGLNLSNLYSPHVSQDVLKSIHSFTNFGRASSPGSPLHQITEGLSYLHTGSITRGTPQSQSPLDLRSNVEMETNYPQLLIHPQIHMVAHRSLNNSPISNPGSPLDMIREEIGNGNHVGDQIQRYSTYPSTHPQISLTDCLGSEITLVASSSEDSVDSLENSKYPLPQFVISEPSDLDDRPSITKGIGRKVSQETETVDKDSEMSSPKEDEKFLERPRRGSDKSLGFSDDSLSNDSANASPNCEQNVQSIYSNIVSISSGFSENRGSFSEHRESFSFSDRGSFSERGDFGRSSFSEKSDFGRGSFSEKGETPRTSFSAQGVLGEVKEYYEDVCLPKEDIEKIRRSTMDLRLTEICRPEEKIPILLSPQQVSCVQEYYEVALSTVCSQLDSHRIVELLKEAINKTVPPQNIVETGTTDELTGFLNLEYSGGIQIELVVCENKAKEMKGLKMRRISGDQREYGKLCQQLITSLTV; encoded by the exons ATCACCTAGTGTCGCGAGGCCGTATGCCCGAGTCGGAAGCTGCGCGGGCCTTCGCCCAGATGGTGGCCGCAGTCGGCTATTGCCACGCGAACGGGGTGGTCCACCGCGATTTAAAGGCGGAGAATTTACTGCTGGATAAGGATATGAATATTAAG TTGGCAGACTTTGGGTTCAGTAACGAGTACACATCGGGTTCCCCATTGTCGACGTGGTGCGGGAGCCCCCCGTACGCAGCGCCCGAGTTGTTTGAAGGCCGACAGTACGATGGACCGAAAGCCGATATTTGG TCACTGGGTGTGGTACTATACGTATTAGTTTGTGGTGCTCTACCCTTCGACGGTGGTACGCTGAGTGAATTAAGAAGCGTGGTCGTCAGCGGGAAGTTTAGGATTCCTTATTTTATGTCACAAG ATTGCGAACACCTCATCCGGCACATGCTGGTGGTCGAGCCAGACAGGCGATTGACGCTACGAGCGGTGGGCAGGCACAGGTGGCTTCGGACGCATTGTAACACGTTAAACGCACAAACATacg AGTTGTCGGATGGCCATTGCGCATGTCACGTTGGAGTAAACGACACGTCTAACGGGGCGAGTAGTGCGCTTGCGCAGATGCTGGCCTTGCCGGGGCTGACACACGAGATTATACAacag tCCGTCGAAGAAGAGAGATTCGACCACATCTCGGCCATTTACCACCTCCTTGTGGACAAACACACTCAAAAAGAAGACACCGCACAAAttg ATTCACTGGAATCAAACCTAGGACTGCCCTTGGATCTCACGAGCTGTAAG AGCGAAGGTGGAGGTGAAGAGAGTATGGAAGCGGAAGAAACCTTGGCCTATCTCACTGGAGATGGAAACGAGGATGGACTCGAGAGG TTCGGCGAAGTGTCGATCCCCAAAGAGGAGCCCCGCCAGCGAGTGACGGACTGTCACGCCACGAGACGCCACACCGTGGGGCCGGGCGATTGCCGTCACGCGCAGCACACGCAG GTCGGCGAACAGTCGTCGTTCGGAGCTGCCTCCGCTGATCTCAGGCCGGCGCCACTTTGCGCATCGACACATTTAcat CGACAGGCGGCGGCCCGAGTGTCGCTCCTGCCCCACACGGACCTGGCGGGCAAGTTGCCTGCCGTGCAGCACAGGCCTCCGCACCACTTCAGCGTCAAAGACCAACAGCTGCTGAAGCCGCCGCAGGCTATGCTCCCCCACG CCTCGTCGTTCGGGCGACGCGCGTCGGACGGAGGCGCGCACGTCGGGCGCGCACACACGCACACTGCGCCGCATCAC GTCTCCGACAGCGGAACGACAAACCGGTTAGAGGAGGGCGACCGGACGGACGAGCAGACTTCGGACTCGCAATACAACACCAACTTGTGCAG GTACATGTTGAACCGCGGAAGTAACAAGCGCCACACGATGGCAACGCCGGAAGACGCCGCCACCGTCTGCGCTTCCAGCAATATGCAGGCGAGTTCTTCTCCGTCGTCGTCGGCGAACATCCGAGTCAGAAGAACCGGTCTTCTGACGGTCACGGAGAGACCCCCCG TCATAAGTCCGGAATTAGTTATGGAGGTCGAAGCGAGGATGAAAAGGAACTACTTACCGCCGTCGATTCAAGGACAATACAACCAGGGATACTCCAGTCCCCCGCGCGCCAACCAGAGCCCGCCGAGTCAGGGGTCCATCACCGCCGGAACCCCGAACTATAAATACATGCCACCGATACCGGGACAGTACAATCAAGGCTACTCTAGTCCCCCGCACGCCGCGAGCCAGAGTCCCCCAAATCAGGGGTCAATAACGGCCGGCACCCCCAGCTTCGGCAAATCCATGAAACCGGTTCTAGAAACGATCCCCCAGGGGAGCATTATGGGGTCGATCAAATCCGGTCCGCCATCGCAAGCCGCGTCGCCGTTCACCCCGAGCGTGGGTCCGTTTTCCCCCAATCAGGGTGCCGTCGCGGCCCCCATCCAGAATCAGGGTTCCATAATCTCCGGAACGCCGATGAACGTCGAATTTTCAATTACTAATATCAACTTTTCTAGTAATATTGGATCGATTACTAGCGGAACTCCGAACTTCAACGCGTCCACGACGCACGACTCGAATAACGATATGGATAGTGAATGTTACCCCGCAGAGAAGCAAAGTTATATCGCTTCGATCAATGCTGGACCGCCTCTGAATAACATGGGGTCCATAACGAGTGGGACTCCCAACCTTAACGCATCTAATTATTCAAATGCAAACCCAAACGTGGCTTCGATGGTGGGTTCCGTCGGCACGCCCATGGGATCCATCACGAGCGGGACGCCGGTCAATCATATTTTGTCGAGCGGCAACACGATACCGAGCGGGTCCATAACGGCCGGCACCGCGTACAACAGGCAACGCAAGTATTCGGGACCTCAACGCGGCAAACTTCAAATGTTGCCGACCGTACAGGAAATGG CTCGCGAGCACTCGGAACGATATTCGCCAGTGAGGAGGGCGGAGTGCTCGCCCCCGAGACAGACTCACGACATAGCCTCAGCGAGATTGGAATATCAGCAACTGCAG cGAGGATTAGAGCGCCGTTCGGGACAGAGTGGGACTTCGCCGTCGGAACCGCGGCTTCATCCGGTCTCCCTGCCCG GATCGCCGATACACGCCGGCGCATCTCCTCCTCTCGACTTGTCCGGCGATTATCAAAGAGATAag GATCTGGCGCTGAATCTCGGGCTGAACCTGAGCAACCTGTACTCCCCTCACGTGTCTCAAGACGTCTTAAAGTCTATACATTCGTTTACCAATTTCGGTCGAGCTTCCAGCCCCGGGTCTCCCTTACACCAAATAACCGAAGGTCTGAGCTATCTCCACACCGGGTCTATCACCAGAGGCACTCCTCAAAGCCAATCTCCCTTAGACCTCCGTAGTAACGTGGAAATGGAAACCAACTACCCGCAGTTATTAATTCATCCACAGATCCATATGGTCGCCCATAGATCTTTGAACAACTCCCCGATATCGAATCCTGGATCCCCGCTCGACATGATCCGAGAAGAAATCGGCAACGGAAACCACGTCGGCGACCAAATCCAGCGATACTCAACGTATCCGTCGACCCATCCGCAGATCAGTTTGACAGATTGTCTCGGTTCCGAAATTACCCTCGTGGCTTCGAGCTCCGAAGACAGCGTCGACAGTTTGGAGAATTCTAAATACCCGCTACCGCAGTTCGTCATCTCGGAACCGTCAGATTTGGACGACAGACCGTCGATAACCAAGGGCATCGGCAGGAAAGTCAGCCAAGAAACGGAAACGGTAGACAAAGACTCGGAAATGTCGTCTCCTAAGGAAGATGAGAAATTTCTGGAAAGGCCGAGACGCGGCAGCGATAAGTCGCTCGGATTCAGCGACGATTCTCTCAGCAACGATTCGGCCAACGCTTCCCCGAATTGTGAGCAAAATGTCCAATCCATTTACTCCAATATAGTCTCCATCAGCTCCGGATTCAGCGAAAACCGAGGCAGCTTTTCCGAACACAGGGAATCGTTTTCGTTCTCCGACCGCGGTAGCTTTTCCGAACGAGGGGACTTCGGCAGATCCTCCTTTTCGGAAAAGTCGGATTTCGGTCGCGGTAGTTTTTCAGAAAAAGGCGAAACGCCTCGCACGTCGTTCTCCGCTCAAGGCGTTTTGGGAGAGGTCAAAGAGTATTACGAAGACGTGTGTCTGCCCAAAGAAGATATAGAGAAGATACGACGGTCCACCATGGATTTGAGGTTGACGGAAATTTGTCGACCGGAAGAAAAAATTCCCATTTTGCTGAGCCCGCAACAGGTGTCGTGCGTTCAGGAGTACTACGAAGTGGCGCTGTCCACGGTTTGCTCCCAACTCGACTCGCACAGAATAGTGGAATTACTCAAAGAGGCGATAAATAAGACCGTCCCGCCCCAGAACATCGTCGAAACCGGGACCACCGACGAGCTCACCGGTTTTCTGAACTTGGAGTATTCGGGAGGTATTCAGATCGAGTTGGTCGTGTGCgagaataaggcgaaagagATGAAGGGCTTAAAAATGAGAAGAATTTCAGGAGACCAGAGAGAGTATGGGAAACTGTGTCAACAATTGATCACCAGCTTGACCGTTTAA